The following proteins are co-located in the Bosea sp. AS-1 genome:
- a CDS encoding HAD-IA family hydrolase: MRFKAVMVDVDGVVIVHPDPQGWAHHLERDLGLSSEALQNAFFRRHWQDVILGRAALRERLSPVLAEIAPHLSLERLVRYWFENDAHLDRDLLAQLAPIRAGGVELHLATVQEHERARYIWNELALNQHFDDLHYAAEIGWAKPDASFFRAVEAKAGFSPAEIFFVDDKQANVDAARALGWSAALWDGTRSLAVLIAEAERR; encoded by the coding sequence ATGCGCTTCAAGGCTGTCATGGTCGATGTCGACGGCGTGGTGATCGTGCATCCCGATCCACAAGGCTGGGCGCACCATCTTGAACGCGATCTCGGATTGTCTTCCGAGGCGCTACAGAACGCTTTCTTCCGGCGCCACTGGCAGGATGTCATTCTCGGGCGCGCGGCATTGCGGGAGCGTCTGTCACCCGTGCTTGCCGAGATCGCTCCCCATCTCAGTCTGGAGCGGCTGGTGCGCTACTGGTTCGAGAACGACGCCCATCTTGATCGAGATTTGCTGGCGCAGCTTGCACCGATCAGGGCCGGCGGCGTGGAGCTCCACCTCGCGACGGTGCAGGAGCATGAGCGGGCCCGCTACATCTGGAACGAGCTCGCGCTGAACCAGCACTTCGACGACCTCCATTATGCGGCGGAGATCGGTTGGGCCAAGCCCGACGCCTCGTTCTTCCGCGCAGTCGAGGCAAAAGCCGGCTTCTCGCCGGCGGAGATATTCTTCGTCGACGACAAGCAAGCCAATGTCGATGCGGCGCGGGCGCTGGGGTGGAGTGCAGCGCTGTGGGACGGCACCCGATCCCTCGCGGTATTGATCGCGGAAGCGGAGAGGCGCTGA
- a CDS encoding GGDEF domain-containing protein yields MDLATLWYLTTGTLLVAAAMTLWERKAQAQRARELGLWAAAYGIFAFGCVLAMNRSLLPGVTGPAITNVVMMFGYLLALQGILALDGKRLHPSLMAALLAAIGAAWLVAGAGAASLFWNHISAFPIAVVCAVAALVLLRSRTAAGLRSRPIAVAAFACHGLFYGARTFAAPILTTIYGNDMLPIVAELTMYEAVLFIVTMSMSLLALVREEDRARLVATARTDFLTGLNNRQGFFELAPQHLARAGRHASCTLLAIDLDHFKAINDRYGHEAGDRVLKLFASITKEIAGPDAMSARLGGEEFAILLPDMDGEEARLIGQSIARRFADTAVRHDGLAIPATVSIGMAETRGREAELSALLGAADHALYRAKMLGRNRIEIAGPEQVAKAA; encoded by the coding sequence ATGGACCTTGCAACCCTCTGGTATCTGACGACCGGAACGCTGCTCGTCGCAGCGGCGATGACGCTTTGGGAGCGCAAGGCGCAGGCCCAGCGCGCGCGGGAGCTCGGCCTGTGGGCTGCGGCCTACGGTATTTTTGCTTTCGGCTGCGTGCTGGCGATGAACCGAAGCCTGCTTCCGGGTGTCACCGGCCCGGCTATCACCAATGTCGTGATGATGTTCGGCTACCTTTTGGCCTTGCAGGGGATATTGGCGCTGGACGGCAAGAGGCTCCACCCGAGCCTCATGGCGGCCTTGCTCGCCGCCATCGGCGCGGCCTGGCTTGTGGCCGGAGCCGGCGCTGCGAGCCTGTTCTGGAACCATATCAGCGCCTTTCCGATCGCGGTCGTCTGCGCGGTAGCAGCGCTTGTACTGCTCCGCAGTCGAACTGCCGCGGGTTTGCGCTCCCGCCCGATCGCGGTCGCCGCTTTTGCCTGCCATGGCCTGTTTTATGGCGCACGCACCTTCGCAGCTCCGATCCTGACGACGATCTACGGCAACGACATGCTGCCTATCGTCGCTGAGCTCACCATGTACGAGGCGGTTCTCTTCATCGTCACGATGTCGATGTCCCTGCTGGCGCTGGTGCGGGAAGAGGATCGCGCCCGGCTGGTTGCGACAGCCCGCACAGACTTCCTCACCGGCCTCAACAACCGACAGGGCTTCTTCGAGCTCGCCCCCCAGCATCTGGCCCGTGCTGGGCGGCATGCCTCCTGCACGTTGCTCGCGATCGACCTCGACCACTTCAAGGCGATCAACGACAGATACGGACACGAAGCCGGAGACCGCGTACTGAAGCTCTTCGCCAGCATCACGAAGGAGATCGCCGGGCCGGACGCCATGAGCGCACGCCTTGGCGGAGAGGAGTTCGCGATCCTGCTGCCGGATATGGATGGCGAGGAGGCTCGCCTGATCGGTCAAAGCATCGCCCGTCGCTTCGCCGACACGGCCGTGCGACATGACGGGCTCGCGATTCCGGCCACCGTCAGCATCGGGATGGCAGAGACCAGAGGCCGGGAGGCCGAGCTGAGCGCGCTGCTGGGCGCCGCCGACCATGCCCTCTACCGGGCCAAGATGCTGGGTCGCAACCGCATCGAGATCGCCGGGCCGGAACAGGTCGCCAAGGCGGCCTAG
- a CDS encoding cupin domain-containing protein — MDIRRIGSQPSGKGPAEYFTGTVRIDPLFNPPEPARIATALVTFEPGARTAWHTHPLGQTLIVTAGCGWVQREGGRIEEIRAGDVVWFAPGEKHWHGATATTAMTHIALQEKLNGSPVDWLEHVTDEQYAGPHA; from the coding sequence ATGGACATCCGACGCATCGGCTCGCAGCCCTCGGGCAAGGGTCCGGCCGAATACTTCACCGGCACGGTTCGCATCGACCCGCTGTTCAACCCGCCCGAGCCAGCACGAATCGCGACCGCGCTCGTGACGTTCGAGCCCGGGGCCCGCACCGCCTGGCACACCCACCCGCTCGGCCAGACCCTGATCGTCACCGCCGGCTGTGGCTGGGTCCAGCGCGAGGGCGGCCGGATCGAAGAGATCCGCGCGGGCGATGTCGTCTGGTTCGCGCCCGGCGAGAAGCACTGGCATGGTGCCACGGCGACGACTGCGATGACTCATATCGCGTTGCAGGAGAAGCTGAACGGCTCGCCGGTCGACTGGCTCGAGCACGTCACGGACGAGCAATACGCCGGCCCGCATGCGTGA
- a CDS encoding XRE family transcriptional regulator yields MGIETKERGGRELESGAQVISGQLGKTIQRLRKAYNFSLSDLAEQSGVAKSIISQIERNETNPTLATIWRLSQALDISIERVLSSGEEEPFIDKTTRADTPILVSEDGKLKLAIIGWIKTVEWLQWYEVSSEPGGELDSEGHQRGSIESLSVTAGEFEVEVGDIVQRAKAGETLRYRCDRRHIVRCVGKEPGHALMVCILKAAVME; encoded by the coding sequence ATGGGCATCGAGACGAAAGAGCGCGGCGGACGCGAGCTGGAATCGGGCGCGCAGGTCATCTCCGGCCAACTCGGCAAGACAATCCAGCGCCTACGCAAGGCCTATAACTTCTCGCTCTCCGACCTCGCTGAGCAGTCTGGCGTCGCCAAGTCGATCATCAGCCAGATCGAACGCAACGAGACCAACCCGACGCTGGCGACGATCTGGCGGCTCTCCCAGGCGCTCGACATCTCGATCGAGCGCGTCCTCTCCAGCGGCGAGGAAGAGCCCTTCATCGACAAGACCACGCGCGCCGACACGCCGATCCTCGTCTCGGAAGATGGCAAGCTCAAGCTCGCCATCATCGGCTGGATCAAGACGGTCGAGTGGCTGCAATGGTACGAGGTCTCCTCCGAGCCCGGCGGCGAGCTCGATTCGGAAGGCCACCAGCGCGGCTCGATCGAATCCCTCTCCGTCACTGCCGGCGAGTTCGAGGTCGAGGTCGGCGACATCGTTCAGCGCGCCAAGGCCGGCGAGACCCTGCGCTATCGCTGCGACCGCCGTCACATCGTCCGCTGCGTCGGCAAGGAGCCGGGCCATGCCCTCATGGTCTGCATCCTCAAGGCAGCGGTGATGGAATAG
- a CDS encoding DMT family transporter yields MSPLLGISLKLLSALFFTLMSAGIKAISTRYPTGEIVFVRSFFAMIPLLIWLAWRAELPAALKTDNLRGHLKRGIMGSTGMFCGFAALQFLPLSEAVAIGYAAPLAVVVLAALVLKERVRIYRWSAVTIGFVGVLIMLSPHLGAGSHQLGPGAAVGAALGLAGAFCSAFASVEVRLLTQTERTGAIVFYFMLLTSLLGLSTILLGWNVPTYQDAALMVVIGILGGLGQILIVQAYRYGDASLVAPFEYSTMLWAVAIGWFWFGEWPASTIVIGAFIVISSGIYVIFRERQLGLARQAQREVGPSRIT; encoded by the coding sequence TTGTCCCCTCTTCTCGGCATCAGTCTCAAGCTGCTCTCGGCGCTGTTCTTCACGCTGATGTCGGCCGGCATCAAAGCCATCTCGACGCGCTACCCGACGGGCGAGATCGTCTTCGTTCGCTCCTTTTTCGCGATGATTCCGCTGCTGATCTGGCTCGCCTGGCGTGCCGAGCTGCCGGCCGCCCTGAAGACGGACAATCTGCGCGGCCATCTCAAGCGCGGCATCATGGGCTCGACCGGCATGTTCTGCGGCTTCGCGGCCCTGCAGTTCCTGCCGCTGTCGGAGGCTGTCGCCATCGGCTATGCCGCGCCGCTCGCCGTCGTCGTGCTGGCCGCGCTGGTGCTGAAGGAACGCGTGCGCATCTACCGCTGGAGCGCGGTGACGATCGGCTTCGTCGGCGTCCTCATCATGCTCTCCCCCCATCTCGGCGCCGGTTCCCATCAGCTCGGACCGGGTGCGGCCGTCGGTGCCGCGCTCGGCCTCGCCGGCGCCTTCTGCTCGGCCTTCGCTTCGGTCGAGGTCCGCCTGCTGACCCAGACCGAGCGCACCGGTGCCATCGTCTTCTACTTCATGCTGCTGACCAGCCTGCTCGGCCTCTCGACCATCCTCCTCGGCTGGAACGTCCCCACCTATCAGGATGCCGCGCTGATGGTCGTCATCGGCATCCTCGGCGGCCTCGGCCAGATCCTGATCGTCCAGGCCTATCGCTATGGCGACGCTTCGCTGGTCGCCCCCTTCGAGTACTCCACCATGCTGTGGGCGGTGGCGATCGGCTGGTTCTGGTTCGGCGAATGGCCGGCCTCGACGATCGTGATCGGCGCCTTCATCGTCATCTCCTCCGGGATCTACGTCATCTTCCGTGAGCGTCAGCTCGGTCTCGCGCGGCAGGCACAACGCGAAGTCGGCCCCAGCCGCATAACCTGA
- a CDS encoding SDR family oxidoreductase: MDLGIAGRTAIVCASSKGLGRGCAQALAEAGCTVVINGRNAATLEATASQIRASTGATVIAVVADVATKAGQDALLAAAPAPDILVNNNGGPPPKPFREVTREGLLEGVVQNMATPLELVQSVIDGMIARGFGRIVNITSASVVTPLTGLDVSSAARAGLTAFLSGVAREVAHANVTINNILPGVFDTDRIKTATNKVAEMQGISIEQATKNRLAAVPAGRLGTPDEFGKLCAFLASVHAGYITGQNFLIDGGSFRGTF, encoded by the coding sequence ATGGATCTTGGAATTGCGGGCCGCACGGCCATCGTCTGCGCCTCCAGCAAGGGGCTCGGCCGCGGCTGCGCGCAGGCCCTCGCCGAAGCCGGCTGCACGGTCGTCATCAACGGCCGCAACGCCGCAACGCTCGAAGCGACGGCGAGCCAGATTCGCGCCAGCACCGGCGCGACCGTCATCGCCGTGGTCGCCGATGTCGCGACCAAGGCCGGGCAGGATGCGCTGCTCGCCGCCGCGCCGGCACCGGACATCCTCGTCAACAACAATGGCGGGCCGCCGCCGAAGCCCTTCCGCGAGGTGACGCGCGAGGGCCTGCTCGAAGGCGTGGTGCAGAACATGGCGACGCCACTCGAGCTGGTGCAGAGCGTGATCGACGGCATGATCGCGCGCGGCTTCGGCCGCATCGTCAACATCACCTCGGCGAGCGTGGTGACGCCGCTGACCGGGCTCGACGTCTCGTCTGCCGCCCGCGCCGGCCTCACCGCCTTCCTCTCGGGCGTCGCACGCGAGGTCGCCCACGCCAACGTTACCATCAACAACATCCTGCCCGGCGTCTTCGACACCGACCGGATCAAGACCGCGACCAACAAGGTGGCCGAGATGCAGGGCATCAGCATCGAGCAGGCGACGAAGAACCGGCTCGCCGCTGTCCCTGCCGGCCGCCTCGGCACCCCCGACGAGTTCGGCAAGCTCTGCGCCTTCCTGGCCAGTGTCCACGCCGGCTACATCACCGGCCAGAACTTCCTGATCGACGGCGGCTCCTTCCGCGGCACGTTCTGA
- a CDS encoding UDP-2,3-diacylglucosamine diphosphatase: MSDEDDAKRVRSIFISDLHLGTRGAQADLVLEFLRAYDAPTIYLVGDIIDGWRLKSGWYFPQSHNDVIQKLLRKVRKGSKLIYVTGNHDDFLRDFTGLQFGGITLVDDIVHETADGKRLLVIHGDLFDLVVRNAKWLALLGDWAYTVALGLNMALNKVRRWLQLPHWSLSAWAKHKVKNAVNYIGEFETCLAEEARRHNADGVICGHIHHAAFREIAGLTYINTGDWVESCTAFVEHHDGRFELIRWPQGRLKGEAAVPVVVPARPAAVPELVEAARSMLGPMELARILGGQPETAERKAR; this comes from the coding sequence ATGAGCGACGAGGACGACGCGAAGCGGGTTCGCAGCATCTTCATCTCGGATCTGCATCTGGGCACGCGCGGGGCCCAGGCCGATCTCGTGCTGGAATTCCTGCGCGCCTACGACGCTCCCACCATCTATCTGGTCGGCGACATCATCGACGGCTGGCGGCTGAAGAGCGGCTGGTACTTCCCGCAGAGCCACAACGACGTCATCCAGAAGCTGCTGCGCAAGGTGCGCAAGGGCTCGAAGCTGATCTACGTCACCGGCAACCACGATGACTTTCTGCGCGACTTCACCGGCCTGCAGTTCGGCGGCATCACGCTGGTCGACGACATCGTCCACGAGACGGCGGACGGCAAGCGTCTGCTCGTCATCCATGGCGACCTGTTCGATCTCGTCGTGCGCAACGCCAAATGGCTCGCGCTGCTCGGCGACTGGGCCTACACCGTCGCGCTCGGGCTCAACATGGCGCTGAACAAGGTGCGGCGCTGGCTGCAGCTGCCGCACTGGTCGCTTTCGGCCTGGGCCAAGCACAAGGTCAAGAACGCCGTGAATTACATCGGCGAGTTCGAGACCTGCCTCGCCGAGGAGGCCCGCAGGCACAACGCCGACGGTGTGATCTGCGGCCACATCCACCATGCCGCCTTCCGTGAGATCGCAGGCCTGACCTATATCAACACCGGCGACTGGGTGGAGAGCTGCACCGCCTTCGTCGAGCATCATGACGGGCGCTTCGAGCTGATCCGCTGGCCGCAAGGGCGGCTCAAGGGTGAAGCGGCGGTCCCGGTCGTCGTGCCGGCACGGCCGGCTGCCGTGCCGGAACTCGTCGAGGCGGCCCGGAGCATGCTGGGACCCATGGAGCTGGCGCGCATTCTGGGCGGCCAGCCGGAAACGGCCGAACGGAAAGCGCGCTGA
- a CDS encoding glycosyltransferase family 1 protein: MRILIATDAWRPQINGVVRSLERMIQAAPDFGATAAALTPEGFRQIAMPSYPDIRLALATRRALAERIAEFGPDHIHIATEGPIGWLTRAVCLAQKRPFTTSYHTRFPQYVAARWPIPESWSYGLLRRFHGPAAAVMVSTATVEEELRGHGFQKLVRWGRGVDLDLFHPRPQSVLELPRPIFLSVGRVAVEKNLEAFLSLRLPGSKVVVGDGPARVDLQRAFPDVHFLGVKEGEALAAIYASSDVFVFPSLTDTFGIVLLEAAASGLPVAAFPVQGPRDVFAGSGAAVLDEDLRSAAMQALRIPAETSLELAARYSWASSAAQFYGHIRRVAQQAGYLPQEPAVPATSSFTAFANGRGAEGRVPQRLPA; this comes from the coding sequence ATGCGCATCCTCATCGCGACCGACGCCTGGCGGCCGCAGATCAACGGCGTCGTGCGCTCGCTGGAGCGGATGATCCAGGCTGCGCCGGATTTCGGCGCGACGGCGGCTGCGCTGACGCCGGAGGGTTTCCGGCAGATCGCCATGCCGAGCTACCCCGATATCCGGCTTGCGCTCGCGACCCGGCGCGCACTGGCGGAGCGGATCGCCGAATTCGGACCGGACCATATCCATATCGCGACCGAAGGGCCGATCGGCTGGCTGACGCGGGCGGTCTGCCTCGCGCAGAAGCGCCCCTTCACCACGAGCTATCACACGCGCTTCCCGCAATATGTCGCGGCGCGCTGGCCCATTCCCGAGAGCTGGAGCTACGGGCTGCTGCGGCGGTTTCACGGCCCGGCGGCGGCGGTGATGGTTTCGACCGCGACAGTGGAGGAGGAGCTGCGCGGGCACGGCTTTCAGAAGCTGGTGCGCTGGGGGCGGGGCGTCGATCTCGATCTGTTCCATCCGCGCCCACAGAGCGTGCTCGAGCTGCCGCGGCCAATCTTCCTCAGCGTCGGGCGCGTTGCGGTGGAGAAGAATCTCGAGGCTTTCCTGTCGCTCAGGTTGCCAGGCAGCAAGGTCGTCGTCGGCGACGGGCCGGCTCGGGTCGATCTGCAGCGCGCCTTTCCTGACGTGCATTTCCTCGGCGTGAAGGAGGGCGAGGCGCTCGCGGCGATCTACGCCTCCTCAGACGTCTTCGTTTTCCCAAGCCTGACCGACACCTTCGGCATCGTCTTGCTGGAGGCCGCAGCGAGCGGGTTGCCGGTCGCGGCCTTTCCGGTGCAGGGCCCGCGCGACGTCTTCGCCGGCAGCGGCGCAGCGGTGCTCGACGAGGACCTGCGCAGTGCCGCGATGCAAGCGCTCCGGATCCCTGCCGAAACCTCGCTTGAGCTCGCCGCGCGCTATAGCTGGGCGAGCAGCGCGGCGCAGTTCTACGGTCATATCCGGCGCGTGGCGCAACAGGCCGGCTATCTGCCGCAGGAGCCGGCCGTCCCCGCCACCAGCAGCTTCACAGCCTTCGCGAACGGGCGTGGCGCGGAAGGGCGCGTGCCGCAGCGCCTGCCGGCTTGA
- a CDS encoding cation:proton antiporter yields MAGTVDPSVYKDAVVVLATAGVVVPLAKTLKVNSIIAFIACGALLGPFGLGGLVSTVPLLRTITVSNAEALAGPAELGVAFLLFVIGLELSLERLMTMKRLVFGLGLAQVGLSAAAIGLIAYALGQPATAALIIGFGLALSSTAMIVELLAAKKRMTTSAGRASFAILLCQDLAVVPLLFLVNVLDTQNGSGSLLAGLAQAFIQAAVAIATIVIIGRLALKPLFRLVASTDSAESFMAATLLTALGTGLIAAAAGLSMGLGAFIAGLLLAETEFRRAVEVTIDPFKSLLIGVFFLTVGMGVNPAQIATHPFAILAVAAGLVAIKSLIIFALARRFRLSSATALETALMVSPGGEFAFVLLNGATSADLVNQGASSIALAAVSLTMVTLPLQARLARHFAQKLAPAVALPDEAKILPPDDQAPRAIVVGGGRVGRLVASMLEEHGKSHIVIDSDASLITAQRRAGRPAFYGDATQAEFLKLCGLEEATALIVTIDNPRAVDATVQAARALRPDIVIVARARDAAHARHLYEIGVNDAVPETIEASLQLSEAALVGLGVPMGLVIASVHERRDGFRAQLKPAGAAARALPRHARSRRL; encoded by the coding sequence TTGGCCGGAACCGTCGATCCCTCCGTCTACAAGGACGCCGTCGTCGTGCTCGCGACGGCGGGAGTGGTCGTGCCGCTCGCGAAGACGCTCAAGGTCAATTCGATCATCGCCTTCATCGCTTGCGGCGCCCTGCTCGGCCCCTTCGGCCTCGGCGGGTTGGTCTCAACCGTACCGCTGCTCAGAACCATCACCGTCTCGAATGCCGAGGCGCTGGCCGGCCCGGCCGAGCTCGGCGTCGCCTTCCTGCTCTTCGTCATCGGGCTGGAACTGTCCCTCGAGCGCCTGATGACGATGAAGCGCCTCGTCTTCGGCCTCGGACTTGCCCAGGTCGGGCTTTCCGCCGCCGCCATCGGGCTCATCGCCTATGCGCTCGGCCAACCGGCCACGGCGGCGCTGATCATCGGTTTCGGCCTTGCCCTCTCCTCGACGGCGATGATCGTCGAGCTGCTTGCCGCCAAGAAGCGGATGACCACCTCGGCCGGGCGCGCCAGCTTCGCCATCCTGCTCTGCCAGGATCTGGCGGTCGTGCCGCTGCTGTTCCTGGTCAATGTGCTCGACACGCAGAATGGTTCCGGCTCGTTGCTCGCCGGACTGGCGCAGGCCTTCATCCAGGCGGCGGTCGCCATTGCCACCATCGTCATCATCGGTCGGCTGGCGCTGAAGCCGCTCTTCCGTCTCGTCGCCTCGACCGACTCGGCCGAAAGCTTCATGGCCGCGACGCTCCTGACCGCGCTCGGCACCGGGCTGATCGCCGCCGCCGCCGGCCTCTCCATGGGGCTCGGCGCCTTCATCGCCGGACTGCTGCTGGCCGAGACCGAGTTCCGTCGCGCGGTCGAGGTCACGATCGATCCGTTCAAGTCACTGTTGATCGGCGTCTTCTTCCTCACCGTCGGCATGGGTGTGAACCCGGCCCAGATCGCGACCCACCCCTTTGCGATCCTCGCTGTCGCGGCAGGGCTGGTTGCGATCAAGAGCCTGATCATCTTCGCTCTCGCCCGGCGCTTCCGGCTGTCCTCGGCGACCGCGCTCGAAACGGCGCTGATGGTCAGCCCCGGTGGCGAGTTCGCCTTCGTGCTGCTGAACGGCGCCACCAGCGCGGACTTGGTCAACCAGGGCGCGAGCAGCATCGCGCTGGCCGCCGTTTCGCTGACGATGGTCACGTTGCCGCTGCAGGCCCGCCTCGCCCGCCATTTCGCCCAGAAGCTCGCTCCCGCCGTCGCCCTTCCCGACGAGGCGAAGATCCTGCCGCCGGACGACCAGGCGCCCCGCGCCATCGTCGTCGGCGGTGGCCGAGTCGGGCGCCTGGTCGCCTCGATGCTGGAAGAGCACGGCAAGTCCCACATCGTCATCGATTCGGATGCCTCGCTGATCACCGCCCAGCGCCGCGCAGGCCGCCCCGCCTTCTACGGCGACGCGACGCAGGCGGAATTCCTCAAGCTATGCGGGCTGGAGGAGGCGACGGCGCTGATCGTGACCATCGACAATCCGCGCGCCGTCGATGCGACCGTGCAGGCGGCGCGGGCCTTGCGACCGGACATCGTCATCGTCGCCCGCGCCCGCGACGCGGCCCACGCCCGCCATCTTTACGAGATCGGCGTGAACGATGCCGTGCCGGAAACCATCGAGGCGAGCCTGCAATTGTCGGAGGCTGCGCTCGTCGGCCTCGGCGTACCGATGGGCCTCGTCATCGCTTCGGTGCATGAGCGGCGCGACGGCTTCCGTGCCCAACTCAAGCCGGCAGGCGCTGCGGCACGCGCCCTTCCGCGCCACGCCCGTTCGCGAAGGCTGTGA
- a CDS encoding MoxR family ATPase → MRFAGTENYVATEDLTVAVNAAIRLERPLLVKGEPGTGKTVLAEEVAAALGAPLITWHIKSTTKAQQGLYEYDAVSRLRDSQLGDPRVSDIANYIKRGKLWEAFASPVRPVLLIDEIDKADIEFPNDLLLELDRMEFHVYETGETIKAAQRPVMIITSNNEKELPDAFLRRCFFHYIRFPDAETMQAIVEVHFPGIKKRLMEEALRLFFEVRDVPGLKKKPSTSELLDWLKLLVAEDIGPEVLRERDPRKLIPPLHGALLKNEQDVSLFEKLAFMARRESR, encoded by the coding sequence ATGCGTTTTGCCGGCACCGAGAACTATGTCGCGACCGAGGATCTCACGGTGGCCGTCAATGCCGCGATCCGGCTGGAGCGGCCGCTGCTGGTGAAGGGCGAACCCGGGACCGGCAAGACGGTGCTCGCGGAAGAGGTCGCGGCCGCGCTCGGGGCACCGCTGATCACCTGGCACATCAAGTCGACCACTAAGGCGCAGCAGGGCCTCTACGAATACGATGCGGTGAGCCGCCTGCGCGACAGCCAGCTCGGCGATCCGCGCGTGTCCGATATCGCGAACTACATCAAGCGGGGCAAGCTCTGGGAGGCCTTCGCCTCGCCGGTGAGGCCGGTGCTGCTGATCGACGAGATCGACAAGGCGGATATCGAGTTTCCGAACGACCTCCTGCTCGAGCTCGACCGCATGGAGTTCCACGTCTACGAGACGGGCGAGACGATCAAGGCGGCGCAGCGGCCGGTGATGATCATAACCTCCAATAACGAGAAGGAGCTGCCGGACGCCTTCCTGCGTCGCTGCTTCTTCCACTACATCCGGTTCCCCGATGCCGAGACGATGCAGGCCATCGTCGAGGTGCATTTCCCCGGCATCAAGAAGCGCCTGATGGAGGAGGCGCTCAGGCTGTTTTTCGAGGTACGCGACGTGCCGGGCCTGAAGAAGAAGCCTTCGACCTCCGAGCTGCTCGACTGGCTGAAGCTTCTCGTGGCGGAGGATATCGGCCCGGAGGTGCTGCGCGAGCGCGACCCGCGCAAGCTGATCCCGCCGCTGCATGGCGCGCTGCTGAAGAACGAGCAGGACGTCTCGCTCTTCGAGAAGCTCGCCTTCATGGCGCGGCGCGAAAGTCGTTGA
- a CDS encoding ABA4-like family protein, producing MPALTWDAAFSGANLLAICGWLLLIATPRWRAGQVLAGALIPTLLALGYFVLIGVCWHEAQGGFSSLDDVAALFASRPLLLAGWVHYLAFDLLIGAWLLRRSQHAGLPHWAMIPVLVLTFLFGPAGYLLYRLVATSRDIVVEDRIPRFLARLPAPFRALEWEPRLSAAGIAMVLLIVPTLLAYAIDTRLFNGDNVWLKPLKFEISIAIYLFSFALLLPLTGEAFQRSRLGRFTVWPVIGLLFFELVYIAWRASRGEASHYNQGSPTAIAFYAAMGIAAVLFTAASGILAYGLARKDAAPLPAVLRRSLILGLGLTAILGILSGAVLSSAGGHTVGTPPPSAAVIPFFGWSLSVGDLRLAHFLALHAMQIVPGVALLASSLRPGTALRTVDAFALTYACATAAALVAALNARPLLGIG from the coding sequence ATGCCGGCTTTGACATGGGACGCTGCCTTCTCCGGAGCCAATCTGCTGGCCATTTGCGGTTGGCTCCTGCTGATCGCCACACCGCGCTGGCGGGCGGGCCAGGTTCTGGCCGGCGCCCTTATCCCGACCCTATTGGCCCTCGGCTATTTCGTCCTGATCGGCGTGTGTTGGCACGAGGCGCAAGGCGGCTTTTCATCGCTCGACGACGTCGCAGCCCTGTTTGCCTCGAGGCCGCTGCTGCTCGCCGGCTGGGTGCATTACCTTGCCTTCGACCTGCTGATTGGCGCCTGGTTGCTGCGCCGCTCGCAGCACGCGGGCCTGCCGCATTGGGCGATGATCCCGGTTCTCGTCCTGACCTTCCTCTTCGGCCCGGCCGGCTACCTGCTCTATCGCCTCGTCGCGACGAGCCGCGACATCGTCGTGGAAGACCGGATTCCGCGCTTCCTGGCGCGGCTGCCCGCGCCGTTCCGTGCCCTGGAGTGGGAGCCACGCCTGAGCGCAGCCGGCATCGCGATGGTGCTCCTCATCGTTCCGACGCTGCTCGCCTATGCCATCGACACACGGCTCTTCAACGGTGACAATGTCTGGCTCAAGCCGCTGAAATTCGAAATCTCGATCGCGATCTATCTGTTCTCCTTCGCACTGCTGCTGCCGCTGACCGGCGAAGCCTTCCAGCGCTCGCGGCTCGGCCGCTTCACGGTCTGGCCAGTGATCGGACTGCTCTTCTTCGAGCTCGTCTATATCGCCTGGCGCGCCTCGCGTGGCGAAGCCTCCCACTACAATCAGGGCAGCCCGACGGCGATCGCTTTCTATGCGGCCATGGGCATCGCGGCCGTGCTCTTCACCGCGGCGAGCGGCATCCTCGCCTATGGCTTGGCCCGCAAGGACGCAGCGCCATTGCCGGCGGTGTTGCGCCGCTCCCTCATCCTCGGTCTCGGCCTCACCGCCATTCTCGGCATCCTCTCCGGCGCGGTGCTGAGCAGTGCCGGCGGCCACACGGTCGGCACGCCGCCGCCTTCGGCTGCCGTCATCCCGTTCTTCGGCTGGTCTCTGAGCGTCGGCGATCTGCGCCTCGCCCATTTCCTGGCGCTGCACGCCATGCAGATCGTGCCGGGCGTCGCGCTCCTTGCCTCATCGCTCCGCCCAGGCACAGCGCTGCGCACCGTCGACGCCTTCGCCCTCACCTATGCCTGCGCCACTGCGGCGGCACTTGTTGCCGCGCTGAATGCCCGCCCGTTGCTGGGCATCGGCTGA